TTGGCGGTCTGAAAGAGAAGGTCCTAGCCGCCCATCGAGCAGGAATAACGACTTTCATCTTGCCCAAGAGAAACCAGAAAGATATGGTGGAGATACCAGCCGATGTCAAACGTCAGTTGAATTTCGTCTTTGTAGAGAAGATGGAAGAGGTCTTGCAGGTTGCTCTCCAGAAGGAGGCGATGCCTCCTAAAATTGTGGAGGAACGGAGGAGCGTTGTTTGAAAGGGAAATTCTATCTCTATGTGGTGCTGATAGGGGTGTTCCTTGCTGCACTATTTTTGTCGATGGCCGGCTGTTTTTCGGGTTCTCTGCTCTCAGATGTGCGCATAACGCCCTCGCAAATTTCGCCCAACGGTGATGGCATAGATGATATAGCTACGATCACTTATAAGATTTCAACCAGAGCGAACGTATCAATCACCATCCTGGCTGCTGAGGGGAAGACTTATACTTTCAGGGAGAGAGCACTACGCCCGCCTGACACCTATGAGGCGAGATTTGATGGGGCGATCAGCTTCGGCAATTCTTTGAACCGACGAGTCCTACCTGATGGCCGATATACATTTGTTGTCGAGGCTGAGGATGCCGATGGCCGGCGTGCCGAAAGAAGGGTAAACTTAGTTATCGAGGGGGCTGATACTACACCGCCGGAGATAAGTAATATTGTTTGCCAGCCGGAAACGATCTCTCCTAATGGTGATGGTGTGGATGACGAAGCGTTCCTCAGTTACGCTCTATCCAAGAGAGCGAAGGTCACCATCTTTGCCACTGGACCGACAACCGAATATGCCCTTCTTGATCCCCCGACCAAGCGAGAGGCAGCCTTACATTCTTTTACCTGGGATGGACGGGAGAATGGGGGCAATCTGCTTCCGGATGGTCTCTATACCTATCATATCGTAGCTGAGGATGAGTCTGGGAACGTGACTGAGGCCACGGGTCAGGTCACGATCGCCAATGGTGGTATCCCCAGACTGGAAATCGTCAAGGCGAAATTCAGCCCTACAGCGATTGCCCTCGGGGGCACCGTGAACGTGGAGATCAAGGTGAAAAATACCGGTACAACGACAATCAAATGGGATCCATCTCCCGAGGCGCGGATGGGACCGCCTCCTGGGACGGCTTACACCACAGATATGACCTACGCCTGGTGGCGTACTGGGGAAGAGGCTACCTACTTCGAGCGAGGTGGTGTGTGGAGAGTTTGCGTGGACTGGACCAATTCACCTCAACCCTACCCCGTCCGTTGGGGCATCGGCAAGACACTCGCCCCGGGCGAAGAGGCGACGATTACAGGCACGATCAAAGTCTTGCAACGTGGGGTGCGGGAAATGTACTTCTGGGCGGCTGTCGAACAGGGCGGTGTGGGTTTCCCTGGTGGACGTGTAGGACAGACGAAAATCGTCGTGAGCTATTAGATTAACCCAGTGATCGACCTTTCGATTGTGATCGTCAGCTATAATACGTGTGGCCTCCTTAGATACTGCCTGCATTCGGTATTTGCTAGCATTGCGGTCAAGCCATTTGCGGCTGAGGTATGGGTTGTAGATAACGCCTCGGTTGATGGTAGTCCTCAGATGGTATGTGCCGAATTCCCTTCCGTTCATCTTATCATCAATAAATACAACCGAGGCTTTGCGACGGCTTGCAACCAGGCTATAGAGCAAACGACAGGTCGCTATGTGCTTCTGCTTAACCCTGATACGGTTGTTCTTGGTGAGACACTCGGTCGGATGGTCGAGATGATGGACTCCTATCCGGAAGCTGGCGCAGCCGGTTGCCGTTTACTTAACCCTAATGGTACCATTCAACACTCGTGTTTCCGTTTCCCTGGACTCTGGATGAGCTTCCTGGATTTCTTTCCCATCAATTATCGCCTCCTGAACTCGCGCTTGAACGGTCGCTATCCCTGGCGATGCTATGAACAACTCTTTCCCATCGATCATCCGCTGGGGGCGTGCTTGGTGGTCAGACGAGAGACCATTCAACAGGTTGGGTTACTGGATGAGCAGTTCTTCATGTATTGCGAAGAGATCGATTGGTGTATGCGAATTAAGCGGGGTGGGTGGCAGATTTATTATCTACCAGGAACAGACATCATCCATTATGGGGCCCAAAGCACCCTTCAATTTCGCTCTCAAATGTTCGTCGAGCTGCACAAAAGCAGATACCGCCTCTTTGCGAAGCATTATGACCGTTTCTTTCGATGGGCGGTTAGGGGCATAGTGCGATTGGGTGTTGCCAAAGAGGCGCTGGTAGCCTGGTGGAAAGCACACCGCGGACAGCTCAGCGAGCTTGAACTGAGAGATAGGCTCGCTGCTTATGGCCAGGTCTTTCGGATGTAAGAGAATGGGCAAGGTTTCGGCGCTTGTTATAACTAAGAACGAAGAGAGGCATATCGGTCCGTGTCTGGAGAGTCTAGTCTGGGCGGACGAAATCGTGGTGTTAGATGCCTTCAGCACGGATCAGACGGTCGAGATTGCTCGCCGGTACACGATCAGGGTCCTTCAACGCCATTTCGTGTCCTTCCCTGAGCAGCGCAACGCGGCTATGTCGTTAGCTGCTCATCAGTGGGTGCTTTTCGTTGACGCTGATGAGCGCATAACGCCTGAGCTTGCCTCGGAGATACGTATGGTGCTGGACGACGAAGATGGAGCGGGTATCACCGCGGGCCAGTGTGCCGAGATAACTACTGGCCAGGGGGAAAGGATCGCAGGATACTGGATACCGCGAGAGAACATTATTTGGGGGAAATGGATTCGCTATGGGGGTTGGTACCCAGATTATCAACTACGCCTCTTGCGCCGGGGGTGGGCCAAATATGATGAATCCCGCGAGGTGCACGAGTTGGTACAGTTGACTGGGGGAGCGGGTAGGCTGAGTAATAGACTGATCCATTATAACTACGAATATTTGGCGCAATTTCTATGCAAACAGGATTTGTACGCTCAATATGAGGCCAGAACTATGTTTCGGAGGGGTATCAAGCCCAGGTGGCGCTCCTTCGTTCTACAGCCGCTACGGGAGTTCAAAAGGCACTATATCGACCTCCGTGGCTATTTAGATGGATTCCATGGCTTGCTCTTAGCTGTCCTTCTTGCCTATTATAACCTTGTCACTTACTTCAGGCTACAGCGAATGTGGCAGGGCAATCTTTAAGCATGGTCTTATGGTCAAAAGCTATAAAGCAGACCGCGATAGATGTCCTTTTGAGGCTGTCCCGCCTATCCTAGTGTTCTTTGGTCTTCGCTGCTATCGCGGGTAGGGGACTTACAGGCTCTTCCAGTAGTTCGACCAGCTCCCGCAGGAAACTGGCCACATCCATCACTAATCCCACCGTCTGAAAGCTACCACGGTCGACCATTTTGGTCAGTGCGGCTGGGTTGATATCGACACAGACGGTGTAAATGGTAGCCGGTAACAGGTTACCGACGGCAATGGAATGTAACATTGTAGAGAGCATTAAAGCCAGCTGCACCCCATCGTGGATCCGCTTTCGCATTTCACTCTGGGCTTGGATGACATCCGTCACCACCTCGGGTAGTGGTCCATCATCTCTGATGGATCCAGCGAGGACATAATCAATACCGTACTTTACACAGGTGTACATTATGCCCTCTTGTAAGATCCCTGCCTCTACTGCCTGCTTGATACCACCAACGGACCGGATGCGATTGATGGCGCGGAGGTGGTGTTCGTGTCCCTGCTCAAGCGGTTGGCTCCCATCAAGGGGCACACCAAGCGAGGTTCGGTAGAAAGCGTATTCGATATCGTGAGCAGCCAAGGCGTTGCCCGCAAATAGGTAATCGATCTGTCTTCGCTCAATCAAGCGACAGAGGTAATCACGGGATCCAGTGTGAATGATAGCTGGTCCGGCTACAACAAGGATCTTCCCACCCCTTGCTCTCACCTCACGCATCTTATCGGCGATGTCCTTGATCAGGGCCGATTTTGGTTTTTCGCTTGATACCGGACTACCCATGAAGCCAAATATGGGCGAGGGTACTCGGGGACGTTCCAGGGGCAGGACGCGAATACCCTTGTCCCCAACAGCCACCAGATCCCCCTTCTTCACCTCGCAAACTGGGACGCATCGGGCATGCCCATTCTGGATGACGATACCACAATCCATCTCGGGGTGCTCCACGGCTATCCATTCCCCCTCCCACCTGATCAACGTGGGTATATTGGTAGAAGAGTAGAAGTTCTCTGGAAATACACCATCTTTGGGGGCGGGAGTACAGGTGGCGTTTTCTACACGGAGGGGGGTAGCACCCAGGCGTTGAACCGCGCTAACGATGGTATGTAGCATCTCCTCGCTGGGTGCTATGACCTCCAGTCGCGCATAGCTGGGATCTGTTCGTCCCCTACCTACATCCAGCCGCAATATCTTGAACTCGGCGCCCAGATCAATCAGTTCGTCCAGTATGCGGGGGAAGATCAGGGAGTCGATGATGTGACCCTTGACTTCAACAACCTGGCTATATTGATGCCTCTGCCTTGTCTTTGTTTGTTCCTTTGTCATCGCTGTTTAAACCGCTCTATTTGAGAAGGAAAAAACCTTCCAGTCATGATGGTCATTCTATCCTTGAAAGATTTGGTTGTCAAGTTCAGTGAGCGCCCCGGCTATGCCATTAGGTGTGCAGCTGTGGAACGGTTAATCTTACAGGGGGGAGATAGGGCTTGTGTTATAATACGGACATTAGTCGAGGCAACGGTAGAGTTTCAGGATTTAGAGGATCTGATTTTGCTCCTTTCCATCGTCATTGTCAGCTGGAATGTGAAGGACCTGCTAAGGGCATGTTTGCGCTCGGTGGAGACCGAAGTGCGCCGCTCTGGGCTCTCCGTAGAGGTCCTCGTCGTAGACAACGCC
The DNA window shown above is from Chloroflexota bacterium and carries:
- a CDS encoding TIGR00300 family protein: MTKEQTKTRQRHQYSQVVEVKGHIIDSLIFPRILDELIDLGAEFKILRLDVGRGRTDPSYARLEVIAPSEEMLHTIVSAVQRLGATPLRVENATCTPAPKDGVFPENFYSSTNIPTLIRWEGEWIAVEHPEMDCGIVIQNGHARCVPVCEVKKGDLVAVGDKGIRVLPLERPRVPSPIFGFMGSPVSSEKPKSALIKDIADKMREVRARGGKILVVAGPAIIHTGSRDYLCRLIERRQIDYLFAGNALAAHDIEYAFYRTSLGVPLDGSQPLEQGHEHHLRAINRIRSVGGIKQAVEAGILQEGIMYTCVKYGIDYVLAGSIRDDGPLPEVVTDVIQAQSEMRKRIHDGVQLALMLSTMLHSIAVGNLLPATIYTVCVDINPAALTKMVDRGSFQTVGLVMDVASFLRELVELLEEPVSPLPAIAAKTKEH
- a CDS encoding glycosyltransferase family 2 protein, yielding MIDLSIVIVSYNTCGLLRYCLHSVFASIAVKPFAAEVWVVDNASVDGSPQMVCAEFPSVHLIINKYNRGFATACNQAIEQTTGRYVLLLNPDTVVLGETLGRMVEMMDSYPEAGAAGCRLLNPNGTIQHSCFRFPGLWMSFLDFFPINYRLLNSRLNGRYPWRCYEQLFPIDHPLGACLVVRRETIQQVGLLDEQFFMYCEEIDWCMRIKRGGWQIYYLPGTDIIHYGAQSTLQFRSQMFVELHKSRYRLFAKHYDRFFRWAVRGIVRLGVAKEALVAWWKAHRGQLSELELRDRLAAYGQVFRM
- a CDS encoding glycosyltransferase family 2 protein — encoded protein: MGKVSALVITKNEERHIGPCLESLVWADEIVVLDAFSTDQTVEIARRYTIRVLQRHFVSFPEQRNAAMSLAAHQWVLFVDADERITPELASEIRMVLDDEDGAGITAGQCAEITTGQGERIAGYWIPRENIIWGKWIRYGGWYPDYQLRLLRRGWAKYDESREVHELVQLTGGAGRLSNRLIHYNYEYLAQFLCKQDLYAQYEARTMFRRGIKPRWRSFVLQPLREFKRHYIDLRGYLDGFHGLLLAVLLAYYNLVTYFRLQRMWQGNL